One Narcine bancroftii isolate sNarBan1 chromosome 3, sNarBan1.hap1, whole genome shotgun sequence DNA window includes the following coding sequences:
- the LOC138757900 gene encoding serine-rich adhesin for platelets-like yields the protein MQFKCLRVLLPKMEILPPKENFTCTVSSVSMKFGTGRKQTARKAVVTKNLLDPAEHKSKQNSGISKRRIEICDPRDECRKKMNEMLMFCVKCKDVQKFSFTEMKEHCQQKHPDDKPMFVCSRCGFTVDDVERMNSHAISYKVGSLLNKGPVDSKEGQSSRLEGKQHKTRHLKPDTLYCNKCRFSTKDPLQFQKHVLRHDEIQYKCGRCDHVCYTRGEFQRHSVQHTGTFPFKCRYCDYGAVRKDYVVKHTKGVHRDIVKNGGSVLVLPIRKGPKKALPKPSNGLKGKKIVTTQNENSVNVVLNNKMSDSVNLAPNHNTTSCEVQDLDIAVLPQTAITGPGEIKSWEKAVEHAKHLNGFPSDARKMRLQVLASSKHIVQPGTPLTLVAPAQVVIPSNCLAQLIEIKTVNGKQQLVFKLIPQALASSCPVLGSDTSEMATSSSSEMQQNVNTESSNAQKNSVTNNSPTFVTKKFDCSLFPHFDSLNESFDADQSSMGINTHTIHSNSQSLGDMARSSSRLEIRNRSNPKWKQKVTTDQMQGREPMTTDSAWGLQQNGFVSPDVLRKAVHCQLQGVLDSKTTVINLNTDTQEINDELGNESLKLSGSNEMQKSKNSYLTNEIVTNKGRESVSNGEQPFLSRLSNKCLDYSDKAFEKPFAHVLPNASACLCDQQLIDSGHKSAIRPMESLLADGTKAKAQFCITPCSASLEGSTAAPLQMSSTSSSNIISAFKSGGHRVTPNFSPPETSLVSKDTNYPQHLKGQRIVNVNKQPSTVEACESHSESQSMCCAAKQNPKNVSASCLLPQGNREVCQIGSLFPIFRKCEKNRKTPNLPLQQLRALEHRESNANYNKSGHSHQILVTKAHKSLPKHINCPSSSGAAVNTFTTKSMNSLALMNKMDDSSELIKERFLYFDSDAQYAQDRLQGIAVDADFNNQQGFKGNESTEDHLVDAQWPIISSVFSLCSGSDVVPEGIRWNHNQDDVCPSFTSAQILKPNLCSLIQAESTSFSNIFVNKGCQASEPLNLKNPEHVSKSGGRSISTTAVQSGVIGSPFKLSRDQNFAESLSLFPPVSPIEIQDGSSAHRFEQFDDDVHMVKDVYSLYSDEFYLNQSSSNVCLGQSPTNSNNTAVEHTVPVDSFVQIKPLSSMPSSTEHSLTDVTQNYQTKLVSPPKLNVLNLSPDGVSIQNKSLPNTPSSSVDGFRNPSVSYNVRSTFPLLPSLSGMTTNACKEKFQKQIGLADIHEPSACSFEGDAFNQKMCFTEEVQKDMPVTTMASSVKLRHQLSLENKESLFSSSCNSKNLNHASAVENLEQIPHSLCQTLQLAEKSMLPHATVPQNTSLSSSLGTDDQNNNTKVQIKPSGHTSRTHFMLSSSINCLPLAADVANQNKGVGDFVNYQSADEIKNDKPNYPRNSGAGSVSIGRNVQNPLPHLQSTSKMSSLCTSAFPVCSMKTQVSPENAPPPCHRIKDADCARRETTYKVVSSGIVLRVLNSADDSKQKVTAIGCHSMNHSQNFNVFCTSSVSNGTARKSEIPAPFVAKKQKNCSSKSKYHSNSSCDLSDILVDEPNLCNATSLKSTASQKSRQLKCSEELPLKRRCTRKGKADHVQHNALFKKIEKHDSLAPVATNICEVLKTARKLRLKPFNDSQLVKCPRRNQPVVVLNHPDVEVQEVTNVMQTIGKYRGHVLKVVLSERTVVSLNLKRKKTEVGNWNVACDRWHNCKVVSPVKERLMLKMKLKKIHKNNYQIVKNTQNEHLQFKFHCWFCGRMFCDQEEWIAHGQRHLMEATRDWNDVTKIQETTENGTEVLNVEKKSNI from the coding sequence ATGCAGTTTAAATGCTTAAGAGTCCTGCTGCCAAAAATGGAGATTCTTCCTCCAAAGGAGAATTTTACTTGTACTGTTTCGAGTGTTTCAATGAAATTTGGTACTGGAAGAAAGCAGACTGCAAGGAAGGCTGTAGTAACAAAAAATCTTCTTGATCCTGCAGAACACAAATCTAAACAGAATTCTGGAATAAGTAAAAGGAGAATAGAAATTTGTGATCCTCGGGACGAATGTAGAAAAAAGATGAATGAAATGTTAATGTTTTGTGTTAAATGTAAAGATGTTCAAAAATTCAGCTTTACAGAAATGAAAGAACACTGCCAACAGAAACATCCTGATGATAAACCCATGTTTGTCTGTAGCAGATGTGGCTTCACTGTGGATGATGTGGAACGAATGAATTCACATGCAATTTCATACAAAGTAGGCAGTCTGTTAAACAAAGGACCCGTTGACAGCAAGGAGGGTCAGTCCTCGCGCTTAGAAGGGAAACAACACAAAACTAGGCATTTAAAGCCAGATACCTTGTACTGTAACAAATGTAGATTTTCAACAAAAGATCCACTTCAATTTCAAAAACATGTCCTGAGACATGATGAAATTCAATATAAATGTGGACGATGTGATCATGTTTGTTACACTAGGGGAGAATTCCAGCGCCACTCTGTACAACATACTGGAACCTTTCCTTTTAAATGTAGGTATTGTGATTATGGTGCAGTCCGAAAAGATTACGTTGTGAAACATACAAAGGGAGTACATAGAGACATTGTAAAAAATGGTGGATCAGTTCTTGTTCTTCCAATACGGAAGGGCCCTAAGAAGGCTCTCCCTAAACCTAGTAATGGCTTAAAAGGTAAAAAAATAGTAACTACACAAAATGAGAATTCTGTCAACGTggtcttaaataataaaatgtcaGATTCAGTGAATTTAGCGCCAAATCATAATACGACTTCCTGTGAAGTTCAGGACTTGGATATTGCTGTTCTTCCCCAGACAGCTATCACTGGACCTGGTGAAATTAAGAGCTGGGAAAAAGCTGTAGAACATGCTAAACATTTGAATGGTTTTCCCTCTGATGCTAGAAAGATGCGCCTACAGGTACTTGCATCTTCTAAGCACATTGTTCAGCCTGGTACTCCATTAACTTTAGTCGCTCCAGCACAAGTGGTTATTCCATCAAATTGTTTAGCTCAGCTAATAGAAATCAAAACTGTTAATGGAAAGCAACAGTTGGTGTTCAAGCTAATACCGCAAGCCTTGGCATCATCTTGCCCTGTGTTAGGTTCTGATACATCAGAAATGGCTACATCGTCTTCAAGTGAAATGCAACAAAATGTGAATACAGAAAGCTCAAATGCACAAAAGAACAGTGTAACAAATAATTCACCTACATTCGTGACAAAAAAATTTGATTGCAGTTTATTTCCCCATTTTGATTCTTTGAATGAAAGCTTTGATGCTGACCAGAGCAGTATGGGAATTAATACTCATACAATCCATTCAAATTCTCAGTCTTTGGGTGATATGGCAAGAAGCTCATCCAGGTTGGAGATTAGAAACAGAAGCAATCCAAAATGGAAGCAAAAGGTAACTACAGACCAAATGCAAGGCAGAGAGCCCATGACAACAGACTCAGCTTGGGGTTTGCAACAAAATGGCTTTGTTTCGCCAGATGTTTTGAGAAAAGCAGTGCATTGTCAGCTTCAAGGTGTTTTAGACAGCAAAACCACTGTAATTAATTTGAACACGGATACGCAAGAGATAAATGATGAACTTGGAAACGAATCCTTAAAGCTTTCTGGATCTAATGAAATGCAGAAAAGTAAAAACTCGTATTTAACCAATGAGATTGTGAccaacaaaggcagggaatctgtttcAAATGGAGAACAACCTTTTCTATCAAGGTTGAGCAATAAATGCCTTGATTATAGTGACAAAGCATTTGAAAAACCATTTGCACACGTGTTGCCAAATGCAAGTGCATGTTTGTGTGACCAGCAGTTAATAGATTCTGGTCATAAAAGTGCAATCAGACCAATGGAATCTTTGCTTGCTGATGGAACTAAAGCCAAAGCACAGTTTTGTATTACACCATGCAGTGCATCGCTTGAAGGCAGTACAGCTGCACCATTGCAGATGTCTTCTACCTCGTCCAGTAATATAATTTCAGCTTTTAAAAGCGGTGGTCATCGAGTCACACCTAACTTTTCACCTCCAGAAACCAGCCTTGTATCCAAGGATACAAATTATCCACAGCATTTGAAAGGTCAGCGAATTGTCAATGTAAACAAGCAGCCAAGTACGGTTGAAGCTTGTGAAAGTCATTCTGAAAGTCAAAGTATGTGTTGTGCTGCAAAACAGAATCCTAAAAATGTATCTGCATCTTGCTTGCTTCCTCAAGGTAACCGTGAAGTTTGCCAGATTGGAAGCTTGTTTCCTATATTCAGAAAATGTGAAAAGAATAGGAAGACTCCAAACTTACCTCTTCAACAGTTGAGGGCATTGGAACATAGAGAAAGTAATGCAAATTATAATAAATCAGGACACAGTCACCAGATATTGGTTACAAAAGCACACAAAAGTTTACCAAAACATATTAATTGTCCAAGCTCCTCGGGAGCTGCTGTTAACACATTTACCACTAAGTCAATGAACAGTCTGGCCCTCATGAATAAAATGGATGATAGCAGTGAACTAATTAAAGAGAGATTTTTATATTTTGATTCTGATGCTCAGTACGCCCAAGACCGATTGCAAGGCATTGCAGTTGATGCAGACTTCAATAACCAGCAAGGTTTCAAAGGTAATGAGTCCACAGAAGACCATTTAGTTGACGCACAATGGCCAATAATTTCATCGGTTTTTTCCCTTTGTTCCGGTTCAGATGTTGTTCCAGAGGGTATTCGGTGGAACCACAACCAAGACGATGTTTGCCCTTCATTTACTTCTGCACAGATCCTTAAACCTAACTTGTGTTCTCTGATTCAGGCAGAGAGTACAAGTTTCTCAAACATTTTTGTGAATAAAGGATGCCAAGCAAGTGAACCACTAAATCTTAAGAATCCAGAGCATGTATCAAAATCTGGAGGTAGAAGTATCAGTACCACAGCAGTTCAGTCAGGGGTAATTGGAAGCCCATTTAAATTATCCAGAGACCAAAACTTTGCTGAAAGCCTTTCTTTATTTCCGCCGGTGTCACCTATTGAGATTCAAGATGGTTCTTCTGCACACAGATTTGAGCAGTTTGACGATGATGTCCACATGGTCAAAGATGTATACAGTCTGTATTCTgatgaattttatttaaatcaaagtaGTTCTAACGTTTGTTTAGGGCAGTCTCCGACAAACAGTAATAACACAGCAGTAGAGCATACTGTCCCTGTGGACAGTTTTGTGCAGATAAAACCATTAAGTAGCATGCCTAGCAGTACTGAACATTCATTAACTGATGTGACACAGAACTATCAAACAAAACTGGTCTCTCCCCCAAAACTAAATGTTCTAAATTTATCCCCAGATGGTGTATCCATTCAAAATAAATCATTGCCAAACACTCCATCATCCAGTGTAGATGGATTTAGGAATCCTTCTGTTTCATATAATGTTAGGAGCACCTTTCCACTTTTGCCTTCTCTCTCTGGGATGACAACAAATGCTTGTAAAGAGAAATTTCAGAAGCAGATTGGGCTTGCAGACATTCATGAACCAAGTGCTTGCAGTTTTGAGGGAGACGCCTTTAATCAAAAGATGTGTTTCACAGAAGAGGTACAAAAAGATATGCCTGTAACTACTATGGCATCCTCTGTGAAACTCCGTCATCAGCTTAGTTTAGAAAACAAAGAATCTTTGTTTTCTTCCAGCTGCAATTCTAAAAACCTTAACCATGCCAGTGCTGTCGAGAATCTTGAACAGATCCCTCACAGCCTTTGCCAAACTCTGCAACTTGCAGAAAAGTCAATGCTTCCACATGCTACAGTGCCACAGAATACTTCACTGTCATCCTCACTTGGTACAGATGACCAAAACAATAATACCAAAGTTCAAATAAAGCCATCTGGTCATACCAGTAGAACTCACTTTATGTTATCTTCCAGTATTAATTGCTTACCTTTGGCAGCTGATGTGGCTAATCAGAATAAGGGTGTAGGGGATTTTGTTAATTACCAAAGTGCTGATGAAATTAAGAATGATAAACCAAATTATCCTCGGAACAGTGGAGCTGGAAGTGTTAGTATAGGGCGGAATGTTCAAAATCCACTTCCTCACTTGCAATCTACGTCTAAAATGTCTTCTTTATGTACTTCTGCATTTCCAGTCTGTTCAATGAAAACCCAAGTTAGTCCTGAAAATGCACCACCACCTTGTCACCGAATAAAAGATGCTGACTGCGCTCGACGGGAAACCACTTACAAGGTTGTTTCAAGTGGTATTGTGCTGAGAGTATTAAATTCTGCTGATGACTCCAAACAAAAAGTTACTGCAATAGGTTGCCATTCTATGAATCACTCACAAAATTTCAATGTTTTCTGTACCTCATCGGTTTCAAATGGCACAGCCAGAAAATCAGAAATACCAGCACCATTCGTGgcaaagaaacaaaaaaattgcTCTTCCAAATCAAAATATCACTCAAACAGTAGCTGTGATTTGTCAGATATTTTGGTTGATGAACCAAACCTATGTAATGCTACTTCACTTAAGTCCACTGCTAGTCAGAAATCTCGTCAGTTGAAGTGCAGTGAAGAATTACCATTGAAACGAAGGTGTACCAGGAAGGGAAAAGCTGATCACGTACAGCATAATGCTCTatttaaaaagatagaaaaacaTGATAGTCTTGCTCCTGTTGCAACTAATATCTGTGAGGTATTAAAGACTGCCCGTAAACTGAGGCTCAAGCCATTTAATGATAGTCAGTTGGTGAAATGTCCCCGCCGCAATCAACCAGTGGTTGTGTTAAATCATCCAGATGTTGAAGTTCAAGAGGTGACTAATGTCATGCAAACAATAGGCAAGTACAGAGGACATGTACTCAAAGTGGTTTTATCTGAGAGAACAGTTGTGTCTCTtaatttaaagagaaaaaaaacggAGGTCGGAAATTGGAATGTGGCATGTGATAGATGGCATAACTGCAAGGTGGTTAGTCCAGTGAAGGAAAGGCTTATGttgaaaatgaaactaaaaaagattcacaaaaataaCTACCAGATTGTGAAAAATACTCAAAACGAACACTTGCAGTTTAAATTCCATTGTTGGTTTTGTGGTCGTATGTTTTGTGATCAAGAGGAATGGATTGCTCATGGGCAACGCCATTTAATGGAAGCCACCCGCGATTGGAATGATGTTACCAAAATTCAAGAAACTACAGAAAATGGAACTGAAGTACTGAATGTGGAAAAGAAATCTAATATATAA